A genome region from Glycine max cultivar Williams 82 chromosome 5, Glycine_max_v4.0, whole genome shotgun sequence includes the following:
- the LOC102670148 gene encoding uncharacterized protein, protein MLLYTKFMKDILTKKGKYIGKESIVVGGNCSAVIKRKLPKKFNDHGSMTIPCTIGNESVGKALIDLGANIKLMPLSMCRKIGNLKIDSTKMTLQLANQSITRPYRVVEDALVKVRHFTFPVDFVIMDIEEDTNIPLILGRPFMPIANYVVDMGNGNLEMCVDDQKVTFNLFEAIKYPEEDRRCFKVEKIDKEDIGALQTT, encoded by the coding sequence ATGTTGCTCTACACCAAATTCATGAAGGACATCCTCACCAAGAAGGGGAAGTACATTGGCAAAGAGAGCATTGTGGTGGGAGGCAATTGCAGTGCAGTGATAAAGAGGAAGCTACCCAAGAAATTTAATGACCACGGGAGCATGACAATCCCTTGCACCATAGGGAATGAGTCAGTAGGGAAGGCTCTCATTGACTTAGGGGCAAACATCAAATTGATGCCCCTGTCAATGTGTAGAAAAATTGGAAATTTGAAGATAGACTCTACCAAGATGACGCTCCAGCTCGCAAACCAATCAATCACAAGACCGTACAGGGTAGTGGAAGATGCCCTGGTCAAAGTCCGCCATTTTACTTTTCCGGTAGATTTTGTCATCATGGATATAGAAGAAGATACAAATATTCCTCTTATCTTAGGCAGACCCTTCATGCCGATTGCCAACTACGTGGTGGATATGGGGAATGGCAATCTGGAAATGTGCGTCGACGACCAAAAGGTAACCTTCAACCTTTTCGAAGCAATTAAATACCCAGAGGAAGATAGAAGGTGCTTCAAGGTGGAGAAAATCGATAAAGAAGACATCGGTGCTCTTCAAACCACATAG